Within Populus trichocarpa isolate Nisqually-1 chromosome 6, P.trichocarpa_v4.1, whole genome shotgun sequence, the genomic segment ttttttttttttcctttttttaaggtgatgtttctttttttttgttctattatttctttttacgGTTTTCctaccattttttttcaatttcactccttactagtttataatttatgaataatctatgaaattacaaatgtttttcaatttcaccctctatgatttatttatctttcaaatttagttctcattcttttaattgctatttatttggTTAGGGTTCatttttcaaaggtttttttttttcaaatttcatcctcagctttttttctaccaaattttatacccattttttttctttgctcttttttttttttttgcatttacaagtttttttaataatatttttccaccgatttcattcttcaaaattagattttttgatGATTAAGCCTTTCGGTTGAATTTAGGTCTAAGATTTCATGGGTTGCGACTTTTAGAGATTAGATAAGGTTTATAAGGTTTGcccttttaattgctatttatttggTTAGGGTTCTTTTTTTaacgtttttgtttttcaaatttcatcattcttagtttttttttctatcaaattttatacccattttttttctttgctcttttttttttgcatttacaagtttttttaataatatttttccactgatttcatccttcaaaattagatttttttatgattaagcTTCTTGGTTGAATTTAGGTCCAAGATTTCATGAGTTGCGACTTttatgatgttttcttttttttatcctttttattttcaagttttgttttgctattttttgtgGTTTGTCTTATGTTGAGTTGCCCCCtacaattgttttcaatttcttccctatcattttttaatctataaattatctatcaaattattgatatttttcaatttcacccctatgatttttaaatctttcaaatttgaaccTCATTCtattaattgctatttattttatctaagatcatttaaaaaaaaaattcaaatttcatcctccttgcgcttctttttgttaaattttatctctattctttttgttgttgttgttttttctttttcaagttttttaattaatagtttttcacaatttcatccttcacaattaaatttgttgagagTTAAACTTTTTGATTAAAACCAGCTCCAAATTTTCACAAGCTGCAGGTTTTCGAGAATAGACTAGGTTTAAAAAGTTCGCTCGtgtttgctccttttttttttccttttttaagatgatattttcttattttttaatccgttttttgttttgttttcttactttttgtgattttattctatttggttagctctctatttttttttaaatttcaccgttaccaattttttaatctataaaattacaaatgtttttcagtttcactccctatgattttttaacctttcaaatttgatgctcattcttttaattgttatttattttatttgagatcatttttaaaattgtgttctttttttttttaatttcatcctccctcatgttttttttctctcaaattttatcctcattttttttgttgtttgtttttgcaagtttttttattaatatttttcaacgatttcatccttcaaaattaaattggttgggatTTAAGCTTCTTCATTGAACTCGGGTCCATGATTTAAAGTCTGTTTggttttgcatttcaaaagctttttggaaagaatttaattttttttatttttttctttgcttcaaaataatttgttttattggtgttttcaggtcgttttgatgtgttgatgtcaaaacttaattttaaaaaatattatttcgatgCATTTCCAggcaaaaaaacactttgaaaaacaactactacCAAAATATCAAACGTGCTCTTAACGAGTTGCAAGTTTTAAAGATTATATAAAGTTTAGGAGGTTACcttgggtttttttggttttttttccttttttaaactgatttgtttttttatttttttccggttaaCCTTTCTATTAGGTTAGAATTAAGTTGTTTGATAATCTGGATAGGCTTAAGTCtggttctttttatctttttttgtctgtttatttattgttgttgtatttcttttcatattatttaaattaccaatTGAACCAATGACTCggaacttggattttttttaccctaacatattttttacattaaaaaaaaattgtttggccCACGACCGAGCATGGGCAACAAATCTAGTTGGGTCTAAATAGGCTCCTAACATATTCACACACACATTTTTAGGGATCTCACTAAAACAATGATGGAGTCGGAGCTTAAAATAGTTCTATTATTAGCTAAATGTAGGTAGATAGGCTACTCACTAAACAACAATGACTAGGCTGAACTTGAGATTTTAGACTGGACTAAACCTAACATTTAAAAGGAATACTTAGGTGATAATAGTATTTTTCAAGAAGCGAGAAAACCTCGATACTTGCGTCATTAACTTGACTGAATCCAATAAGGTCTAGTAATCCAATAATCTAATTTAGAAAGTGGAAAATGATAATAGACAAATGGTAAAGAAATATTTGgcaaaaattaactataaaaaataagtcacCAATATCAAACTcgagaggagaagagagaaaagtctGTTAGAGACTCACTGTTACTCCACTGTGGACACCACCCACCACCAAAAGAGTTCGCCAAGATGGTTAAGCCCCCACTGCATAAGGATGAATGACGAAAGCGAAAGAAATTACACGGGTCGTTAAAGCAACAACTCGAAAAGCAAACCGAACAAAACATCATGAAGTAAGCATCTCGTGCCTATATTCATtcaattaattctatttaattcaaaaataaaatttctttttttaaaaataaatttaacaaagaatgaaaaaaataaaaagaactaatataacccaattaaattaaaaaaaaggaaggagaaaacaaaggacgtagaaaatagataaaaaaaatcaaagtctggttttcaattaaatattgaataatgaaattaaaaaaatattagcttaaaaaataaaataaaaaaccaagtaaactcGGGTGAATCTTCTAAAGTCGAGTTAATCTCCAAAACTTACTACCTGTGAAATTCTAGATACGAgctcaatcaagaagcttaaattcaaactaatttaatgttgaatgatgaaattgagaaaaaaaaaataaggataaaatttgacaggaaaaaaaataaaggaggatgaaatcgtaaaaaatagaaagaaagaaaatgataggaaaatactattttataaattatttaaaataaaataaatagtaataaaaaatagggactaaatttaaaggaaacaaaatggagggctgatttgaaaaattagaggGCATAGTGCAAAAatcaaggaggagagagaaatgaagaaaaaaatagtcgTTAGCACCATCTAGAGGTTTGTTAAGTGCATGTGTCGCCAAACCATGACGGGACTATTAAGACATATTGAATAACACAAGTTGCTCGAAGAAGATGGAGCGGATGACGAGTGTAATACATGcgtcaatagtttttttaaaatatttttcatctattaaaataccaaatttctGCTAACTAAACCTgataatagcaaaaaaaaaaaaaaaaaccaatagtgCAATGACAAAAATGTTCTTAGACCTAATGTATCATAATTTGAACTTTAAGGgcaattaaatctttttattgttattttaaaacaaaaatacaaaaatttccCTTACCGTCAGTTAaaggttattattattattattatgagggtaaataggttatatatgaaattacaaaaaaaaaaaaccctttatgatagctttataatttgttactTTTAAAGGTATTGAAGTCAATTTACCGtgcaaataaaaatctaaatttatatcttatcctcgatcaattataaaattccaaaatagttttattacaaagaCAATTTTACCCTCAAATATTAGCCTATGAGTCTTTTTTAAAGGGcaagataataaaaacattgttcCTCTCCACTATGCGATATGtctaaagaaaaaatgtttttacaacccctttctattttttttattattacaaaagaactaaaaaaggTTAGTCTTTGGCTTTGCATATACTCACATTTCATTGTGGATttgcataataaaatgactatcttacccttttaaaacaaaatcaaaaaattagtttgaggGGTAATATGGTCTTTTTTCATGAGATCTCAGTCATATCACATTTTCattacacaataaaattactaaatagcccttaaaagcaaaatctATTTAACTTGCCTCTAaggcttttttaaaatttcatttaaacttgaaaaacaaaattactaaattacccttaaaattaaattcttgtaGGCTCGCATCCataggctttttttttcatttcatcttgGTTTTTGGGTAATTAGCAAGTAGACAAGGggaaatttggtattttaaaaaaaggtaaatattatttaaaaaatagttggcCCGTGTATGACACACCCCAATGTGTGGGAGGTGCCCGTGGTCTTTGAGCAATGCATGCGGTGTCACCCAACATCCAAAAATAGCCAACCATCATGTCATCCGAAGCATCGAGTGGCAACACATCCTATAAGGCAACAAATGTACAGTGATTTATGGTCATTAAACGATGGTTGAATTTTCCCCTCCTcctattttctctctcatctcctcCAAAATCGCACTTGGCCagccaaaattaaaagttttcctcccatttgttttaatttaattatagtttttattcttttgattgctctttattttttttaatttgttttctttaattttatcctttagcaTCTGGtcctatttgatttttatatcaaatttgatcattatttttttattgctatttttatattattttctttattaaatttgttttttattttatctctcatcattttatttcatttatttttaagtcagatttagtccttattcttttaattttttttttggttcggtttttgaaattggttttcttttttcaattttattcttcaatattaggttggttgagaattgagatttgtaattttttttatgtgatgatTCAAATCTCATGAATCAGGTCATGAGTATGAAATGTTAACCTGGATTgacatcaattttttcttagtattttttacaccaattttcttttttaattctatattttaacatttggtttattgaagattaaacttctttatttttttcggtttgctttctataaggacAATCTGACCTCATGATCCGAATCGCGAACTTGTTATGCTAACTCAGATTGGCTCGTggattttacattattttatttaattttttttaagtcaaatctggttcttattttttttttgctttggttccttttttaaaattgacattttttctttcaatttcatccgtTAATGTTATATTAGTTGAGGATTGggctttgtatttttcttattacGATGATCccggtctcatgactcgagtcatgactATGAAATGTTAACTTGGATtaacatcaatcttttttttatattttacttacactgattttcttttttaattttatccttcaatattgggtttattaaaaattaaatttctttgtgttttttttttacttttttatgagGTTAACCCAGCCTCATGATTCAGGTCATTAATTTATCATGCTAACTCAATTGGCTCAAGGCTTTTACacctttttatttcattttggttttatgtttaatttaatcatcattcttttaatcattctttttatttggatctttttttttaatttgattttattttttcaatttcatcattcaataatgggttggttgagaattgagattagtattttttttacgcGGTGAACgcggtctcatgacctaggtcacaaatataaaatgttaaccTAGAttgccattgttttttttaatatttttataccattttttttatttcatcatttaacattgaatttattaaagataaagaatctttattttttttattttagtttctatgAGGATAGCCTGGGCCAACAACACGGGTCATAGATTTGTCATGCTAACTTGAATTGACTCAAGgcttttacatcattttatttccttttgtttttacatcaattttagttctcattgttttaattgttttttttaattattttttttttaaaattgatttactgtttttgaatttcatccttcaatattgaattgttaAAAATGAAGCCTCCTAATCTTTTTCGATACGGtgatcctgatctcatgacccgaATCATAAAAgaggttaactcaggttgacatcgtttttttatcttttctttacgatgattttctttttcaatttcaacattaagtttattaaaaattgagcttctttattttttttatttgcttttatgaGGATGGCACTGGGTCGCGAGTTTTTCTTGCTAACTTAGATTGgcttatggatttttttttattttttattttttttatttattcctttaatattaggttatcTTGGAatccattttcattttttttcttttggtaagtgtttgtttttttacatgtcATTGTCATCACCTTTTCTATTTAGAATCAGTATAtttaatgtcaattttttttattatataattaaattaaaccattTTATTGGACCAGTAGGATCCATAACTACatttacatgatattttttttttttttgctttaaaatacaCCAGTAGCACTTAAACATAGTTTTTTAAGTCTACCCGTACTATTGCAAACCACTAGCGAGCCAGTAGTAGTAGCTTAAGCTACAAAAAGAGTGAATACATTTCTATTAATCTAAGTGATAACCATCTGTTCATTAGGCTTCAAAAGTGAAAATTGTTTTCTATGTTTCAGCTATAAAGCCAACCCATATTGGTTACATAAAATTGAATGGAGGATCCACATGAATCCATGTCAGAAAAACCCTAAAGATAACAAGCTTTTTCTCTCGGAAAATTCTAttactcctttttatttttttttccttaaaaatggaatactcctctctctctctctctctctctctctctctctctctatatatatatatatatatatatatatatatatatatatatatataaaaagaaaacaaattaactctTACAGGCTTCTCTGCAAGCCTATAAACTGAATTTCGAACTACAAGCCCAAACATAAGTCCAACAAGTTCTCGGATGAAACCAAACTTTGCCCACCCAGCCCACTCATACgcgagcatatatatatatagacagcATTCACTTCATTtgtagggttagggttttatttGGCAGCAGTTGTTTCTTCTCCTCAGCTTCAAAGCCCTTTTAGCCGTCGAACAGCTTATCTCAATAACCATGGGGTACGCTTCCTCTCTTTCTCGAATACTTTGCTGTTCTAGAATTTGTGACGCTTACGGTTCcttctatttgttttgattttttttctagcttcTTAATGTTTTCTTATCTGAGAGAATTGAAGAtgggaaaatttgaaaaaacctttttaagtttaaacattaagCCCTGTTACGGGGTTTATGAAAATCCGGCCACGTAATGCATAGTATGTTCTATTACCATAGTCGTAGTCGTAGTCTTAGTggataccatttttttttcgaGAATTAAATTTGGTACCTGTGAGATTGGATTTCAAAATAGGGAGACCGAGCTCTTATAAGACTATTCAGTGAATAAGCAGATATCTGGATTGATTATTAGGCTGTTTTGACCGAATACGGTTTAgttaaatttcaatcttttttctatcaatctgaaaatgttttgttttggtgggTTTGCAGTGGTTAGGgcaagtctcttttttttttttgtgaaatgggAATGAAATAAGCAGATTTGTTAATCAGGGATATTAGATATCTTGCTATATCAAATGTGATGGCTAGAAGCTCTAGAAATAGTAATATTTGTACCGTGCATTGTTCATGACTTGCTAGTTGTTTAGGACAGTATATTGGGTTTTCGCAATATAAATTTGTAAAGGTTATTTTTCTGAATTATTTGAGTGATGTCAATGCAGTAAGACACGAGGTATGGGAGCTGGTCGCAAGCTCAAGTCCCACCGTAGAAGGCAGAGGTGGGCTGACAAGTCGTACAAGAAGTCCAACCTTGGCAATGAGTGGAAGAAACCATTTGCAGGTTCATCTCATGCCAAAGGCATTGTTCTTGAGAAGATGTAAGGCTGCcttatggttttttaaatttgctttcatttttctttgttaaacaTTAAAGCTTTAAATGCTTATTTCTACTATTTGGCTGTGTTATTTTTACAGAGGTATTGAGGCCAAGCAGCCTAACTCTGCTATCAGAAAGTGTGCTAGAGTTCAGCTAATCAAAAATGGAAAGAAGATTGCTGCTTTCGTTCCCAATGATGGTTGCTTAAACTATATTGAAGAAAATGTGAGTAATCTTTGTGTGAAAGTGATTTATTGAGTACTTTAATTGATTTGGACTTTGTTTGCTGATAACCTAGAGTGTGATTTGTTGTTGCAGGATGAGGTGTTAATTGCTGGATTTGGACGTAAAGGTCATGCCGTCGGAGATATTCCTGGTGTTAGATTCAAGGTTGTGAAGGTCTCTGGTGTCTCCCTTCTGGCACTTTTCaaagagaagaaggagaagccAAGGTCTTAAATTGTCATGGAGATTTTGCCATTTTCTATAGTtcattgttagtttttttaaagaattatgaaTTCTTATTGTTACCGAGTGGATGCTGTGAACAATTTTTAATCTGCCTTTCAGTTACTGTATTGAATTTCTGGTTTCAATTTTCAGtcaaagaatattttattgcCACTGAGAATGATGGTCTCTGCAGATGCACTGTATTCATCAGAACATTGGCAACTCTATGGGTTTAGCAGCAGTACTGTTGCCGACTGTGTTCGATGGGATTGGGccttcatgtttttattttttaaaagagaaaagtaTGATTCATTAACTATCAATCAAAGAAATACTGGAACAAAACTCTAATTCATATCACAatcataaattttagaatttacaTCTAAGTTAGGCCTTCAAGTTTTGAATCAGTTTTCACAATAACGCACTTTATATTCAATAACATTAGCTTTATTCAACAGTCTACTTCAATACCAATGTCTTTTTCATTGCTGAAGTAAATACTCTTTTTCCATATGAAGTGAATACTTTTCTTCggcttggttttggttttttcctggtttgacttgattttttttttttttcctgtttgtattgggtttggtttttttggttttagtcttataaaaccgaaccggttggttttttcaaaattttaatcggtttttttcacaattcagttttttattttattttttctggttttttagtttttcaatttttttaatctccctATTGACAATAGATCCTTCTTCCATTGTAAAGATGTCCTCTCAATGTTGCATTTAACTTCCCTGGTATTGGTTTCTCCCATAATGACACGAGAGAATGGTTGATAAAGGAGAGTGGTTGATAAAGGATTCGTTATGACGCATATCTAGGATTGGGCCTTCATGTTAATTGAACTTAAAAGGATGACAATGTTTATTAATAGTAattatcattatcaattattataTTACCGTGATTATAAGTAAGagcaataataattatactaattTCACTTTGGACTCCTCTTTCACTcgcatatgaaaaataaaatcttatatacCATTGATAATATCGTTGACAAGCGAATTCAATTAGGTGGTGTTTGGAACACTTTTGGACATTATAAGAATTGTTCAACCTTGTTCTAATAGAGATATTTTTGTCTTTCTAACAGGGTAGGACAAACTTGTCTAATTCTCTATAAAAAAGTTAACCCAGTTTGATTCGGGTCAACGTAAAGATAAAAGTgctaattatcataattttaaaactcgattcgGGACAAGGCTTAGGTCATAGATCGGGTTGACCAATGATCCgagtcaatataaaaataaaagttgttattatcatagaTTTAAAATCCAACTTGAGTGTCAACCTGAGACAAGGCTCGAGTTACGGATCAAGTTGACCATTGATCTGTgttaatgtaaggataaaagttgttattatcatagttttaaaatccaactcAGATGTTAACTAGGGGCCAGGTCTGGGTCACAAGTCTAGTTTGCTATTGACCCGGGTCaccataaagataaaattagttatcatcataattttaaaatcaaactcgAGCGTTGACCTAGGACAAGACTCAAGTCATGAGCAGGTTGACTATTGCTCCGTGTTAATGCAaggataaaagtggttattatcataattttaaaatccaaataaaatgtTGACTAGGGGTAAGGTCTGGGTCACAAGTCAGGTTGACCCTTGACTCGGGTCaacataaggataaaaatggttattatcatagttttaaaacccgattaAAAGGTCAACTCGGGAAAATTTTCGATTCACGAATTGAGTTGAccattaactcgggttaacttaaggatgaaaatgatgaatatcatatttttaaaacctaaatAAGGCGTCA encodes:
- the LOC18100230 gene encoding 40S ribosomal protein S23, translating into MGKTRGMGAGRKLKSHRRRQRWADKSYKKSNLGNEWKKPFAGSSHAKGIVLEKIGIEAKQPNSAIRKCARVQLIKNGKKIAAFVPNDGCLNYIEENDEVLIAGFGRKGHAVGDIPGVRFKVVKVSGVSLLALFKEKKEKPRS